In a single window of the Pyrococcus sp. NA2 genome:
- the tdh gene encoding L-threonine 3-dehydrogenase has product MSERMIAIMKTKPAYGAELVEVDVPKPGPGEVLIKVLATSICGTDLHIYEWNEWAQSRIKPPQIMGHEVAGEVVEVGPGVEGIEVGDYVSVETHIVCGKCYACRRGQYHVCQNTKIFGVDTDGVFAEYAVVPAQNVWKNPKSIPPEYATLQEPLGNAVDTVLAGPISGKSVLITGAGPLGLLGIAVAKASGAYPVIVSEPSEFRRNLAKKVGADYVINPFEEDVVKEVMDITDGNGVDVFLEFSGAPKALEQGLQAVTPAGRVSLLGLFPGKVSIDFNNLIIFKALTVYGITGRHLWETWYTVSRLLQSGKLNIDPIITHKYKGFDKYEEAFELMRAGKTGKVVFMLKD; this is encoded by the coding sequence ATGTCTGAAAGGATGATAGCTATCATGAAGACGAAACCAGCCTATGGTGCAGAGCTTGTTGAAGTGGATGTTCCAAAGCCTGGTCCCGGTGAAGTTTTAATAAAGGTTCTAGCAACCAGCATATGTGGGACTGACCTACACATATACGAGTGGAACGAATGGGCCCAATCAAGAATAAAGCCACCACAGATCATGGGTCATGAGGTTGCAGGTGAAGTTGTTGAAGTTGGTCCAGGGGTCGAAGGGATAGAAGTTGGCGACTACGTAAGCGTCGAGACGCACATAGTTTGTGGAAAATGCTACGCATGTAGAAGGGGACAGTACCACGTTTGTCAGAATACGAAGATATTCGGCGTAGATACAGATGGAGTTTTCGCTGAGTATGCTGTGGTTCCTGCCCAAAACGTTTGGAAGAATCCAAAGTCGATTCCTCCAGAATATGCAACCCTTCAAGAGCCCCTTGGAAATGCTGTTGATACGGTTTTGGCGGGCCCAATATCTGGTAAAAGCGTTCTAATAACAGGAGCTGGCCCATTGGGATTGCTAGGAATAGCTGTTGCAAAGGCATCTGGTGCCTATCCTGTTATAGTTTCTGAACCCAGTGAGTTTAGAAGGAATCTTGCGAAAAAGGTTGGTGCTGATTATGTAATAAATCCATTTGAGGAGGATGTAGTCAAAGAGGTAATGGACATAACTGATGGGAATGGCGTCGATGTTTTTTTGGAGTTCAGCGGAGCACCAAAGGCTCTAGAGCAGGGGCTTCAAGCTGTAACCCCGGCAGGTAGAGTATCTCTTTTAGGCCTATTCCCAGGAAAAGTTAGCATTGACTTCAACAATCTTATAATATTCAAGGCCTTGACGGTCTATGGAATAACTGGGAGACATTTATGGGAAACTTGGTACACGGTTTCAAGACTCCTTCAGAGTGGGAAACTTAACATAGACCCAATAATAACACACAAGTACAAGGGATTTGATAAGTATGAGGAGGCCTTTGAACTTATGAGGGCTGGCAAAACTGGCAAGGTTGTTTTTATGCTTAAAGATTAG
- a CDS encoding type II secretion system F family protein codes for MTKVLDGFLRFLERLGGKTIEITEVPIRRLPRRELTVKERLELLKKMREEIEEERESEEEKFIEEAIEWREKTIQKPLSDRIAEVFLRYFRGPVESLSGSIKGLEEDLYRANILMPKEKYVALMLAVGIIAGIMGFFLGIITEMSMDMNLALGIVGFLLGFVYMRFYPKSVWRRRVEEVERSLPYVLRHMASLLSAGIGLAETMVSVAKSDYGVISEEFRMVIQEMHKGSSFEDALTKFEEKMKSDMVSRVVKQILRALKFGGNLSDILYKMADEFSFEYRIKLMDYVQKINGISFVYMFMTVVMPTLLIVVILAGSIFVKRLIVDVTGLAVIFLMGFPALSFIIITIIKRAEPR; via the coding sequence ATGACAAAAGTTTTAGATGGGTTCCTAAGGTTCCTGGAGAGACTTGGAGGTAAGACAATTGAGATTACTGAAGTGCCCATCAGGCGTCTGCCTAGGAGAGAATTAACTGTAAAGGAGAGGTTAGAATTACTCAAGAAAATGAGAGAAGAAATTGAAGAAGAAAGAGAAAGTGAGGAAGAAAAATTTATTGAAGAGGCTATAGAATGGCGTGAGAAGACTATCCAAAAACCTCTTTCAGATAGAATTGCTGAAGTCTTTCTGAGATACTTTAGGGGACCTGTTGAGTCATTAAGCGGGTCAATAAAAGGCCTGGAAGAGGATCTCTACAGGGCGAATATACTCATGCCAAAAGAGAAATATGTGGCCCTCATGTTAGCCGTTGGAATAATAGCTGGAATCATGGGGTTTTTCCTTGGAATAATAACTGAAATGTCAATGGATATGAATTTGGCACTTGGAATAGTAGGTTTTCTACTTGGATTTGTTTACATGAGATTCTATCCTAAAAGCGTCTGGAGGAGAAGGGTTGAAGAGGTCGAGAGAAGTTTGCCCTATGTTTTGAGGCATATGGCTTCTCTTTTGAGTGCTGGAATTGGGCTTGCAGAGACAATGGTGTCGGTGGCAAAGTCGGACTATGGGGTAATCTCTGAGGAGTTCAGAATGGTAATTCAAGAGATGCATAAAGGATCCAGCTTTGAAGATGCACTAACGAAGTTTGAGGAAAAAATGAAGTCTGACATGGTAAGTAGGGTAGTCAAACAAATTCTAAGGGCTTTAAAATTTGGAGGAAACTTATCCGACATATTGTACAAAATGGCAGATGAGTTCTCCTTTGAGTATAGGATAAAGCTAATGGATTATGTTCAGAAAATAAATGGAATATCATTTGTTTACATGTTCATGACCGTTGTCATGCCAACTCTTTTAATTGTCGTTATATTAGCAGGCTCAATATTCGTTAAAAGGCTTATTGTGGATGTGACTGGTTTGGCAGTAATTTTCCTCATGGGATTTCCAGCATTGTCATTCATAATAATTACAATAATTAAGAGGGCTGAACCGAGGTGA
- a CDS encoding DUF120 domain-containing protein, with translation MKLKTLTLLIKLAKRGGIGKEISITLRELSKELDVSPQTILRWLEELKTNGYIEKRESKKGTFVILTDKGVQLLEKLYEEISSALYSGVIVGEVISGIGEGAYYVRQYAPLIKEYLGFDPYPGTLNVRVIFPKTIFDALCTARPIVIPGFTKNGRTFGDVRAYRVKIDEIEGAIVIPSRTVHPPKIAEIIAPVSLRETLNLKDGDRVRIEII, from the coding sequence ATGAAGTTAAAGACACTTACACTTCTAATAAAACTCGCCAAAAGAGGGGGAATTGGAAAGGAAATCTCGATAACTCTAAGAGAGTTAAGTAAGGAACTTGATGTCTCTCCTCAGACAATACTCAGATGGCTCGAAGAGTTAAAGACAAACGGATATATAGAAAAGAGGGAATCCAAGAAAGGAACATTCGTCATCCTGACGGATAAAGGAGTACAATTATTGGAAAAATTGTATGAGGAGATATCATCGGCATTGTATTCAGGAGTGATAGTTGGAGAGGTCATTTCTGGAATAGGGGAGGGAGCTTATTACGTTAGACAATATGCACCGTTAATAAAGGAATACCTAGGGTTTGACCCTTATCCAGGAACTCTTAATGTGAGGGTAATCTTCCCAAAGACAATATTTGATGCACTTTGTACTGCGAGACCAATAGTTATCCCTGGGTTTACGAAGAATGGAAGAACTTTCGGGGATGTTAGAGCTTATAGGGTTAAAATCGATGAAATCGAGGGTGCGATAGTTATTCCATCTAGAACTGTTCACCCCCCAAAGATAGCTGAAATAATAGCTCCCGTAAGCCTAAGGGAAACCCTTAATTTGAAGGATGGAGATAGGGTGAGAATTGAGATTATATAG
- the pheT gene encoding phenylalanine--tRNA ligase subunit beta: MPKFEVSKEDLERLVGKKFSIEEWEDLVLYAKCELDDIWEENGKIYFKLDSKDTNRPDLWSAEGVARQIRFALGIERGLPKYEVEESDVVVYVDEKLKDIRPYGVYAIVEGLKFDEDSLSQIIQLQEKVALTFGRRRREVAIGIFDFDKVKPPIYYRAAEKTEKFAPLGYKEEMTLEEILEKHEKGREYGHIIKDKPYYPLLVDSEGNVLSMPPIINSEFTGRVTTDTRNVFIDVTGWRLDKVMLALNVMVTALAERGGRIKSVKVVYRDFEIKTPDLTPREFEVDLDYIRRLSGLKLSNEEIKELLERMMYEVEIKENKAKVKYPAFRDDIMHARDILEDVLIAYGYNNIEPEEPKLAVQGRGDPFKDFEDAIRELMVGFGLQEIMTFNLTNKDAQFNKMNIEEEDIVEIANPVSMKWSVLRKWLLPSLMEFLSNNTHEEYPQRIFEVGLVTLIDERLETKTRSEPKLAVALAGSGYTFTNAKEILDGLMRHLDIEYELEETEHGSFIPGRVGKIIVNGEEIGIIGEIHPQVLENWGIEVPVVAFELFLRPLYRQ, from the coding sequence ATGCCGAAATTCGAAGTTTCAAAGGAGGATCTCGAAAGACTCGTTGGGAAGAAGTTTAGCATCGAGGAGTGGGAAGACCTAGTTCTATATGCAAAGTGTGAGCTAGATGACATTTGGGAGGAGAATGGAAAGATATACTTTAAGCTTGACTCAAAGGACACGAACAGACCCGATCTATGGAGCGCTGAGGGAGTTGCAAGGCAGATAAGATTTGCACTTGGAATTGAGAGGGGATTACCGAAATATGAAGTTGAAGAAAGTGATGTAGTTGTTTACGTCGATGAAAAGCTGAAGGACATAAGACCATATGGAGTTTATGCAATCGTTGAGGGATTAAAGTTTGACGAGGACTCATTAAGTCAGATAATTCAACTTCAGGAAAAAGTTGCCCTTACATTTGGAAGGAGAAGAAGAGAGGTTGCAATTGGAATATTTGACTTTGACAAGGTAAAACCACCGATCTACTATAGGGCCGCTGAAAAGACTGAGAAGTTTGCTCCACTCGGATATAAGGAGGAAATGACCCTTGAGGAGATCCTCGAAAAGCATGAGAAGGGAAGAGAGTATGGACACATAATCAAAGATAAACCATACTATCCACTGCTCGTAGATAGCGAAGGTAACGTACTCTCAATGCCTCCGATAATAAATTCAGAATTCACAGGGAGAGTTACCACTGATACAAGAAACGTCTTCATAGACGTCACAGGATGGAGGCTCGATAAGGTCATGTTAGCACTAAACGTCATGGTTACGGCACTTGCTGAAAGAGGAGGAAGGATAAAGAGCGTTAAGGTTGTTTATAGGGATTTTGAAATAAAGACGCCCGACTTAACTCCAAGAGAATTTGAAGTTGACTTAGATTACATAAGGAGACTTTCAGGTTTAAAGCTTAGCAATGAGGAGATAAAGGAACTACTGGAGAGAATGATGTATGAGGTTGAGATCAAGGAAAACAAGGCAAAGGTTAAGTATCCCGCATTCAGAGATGACATAATGCATGCTAGAGACATTCTCGAGGATGTTTTAATAGCCTACGGCTACAACAATATAGAACCTGAGGAACCAAAATTAGCTGTCCAGGGAAGAGGGGATCCATTTAAAGACTTTGAGGATGCAATTAGGGAGCTAATGGTTGGGTTTGGACTCCAAGAAATCATGACGTTTAATCTAACGAATAAAGACGCCCAGTTTAATAAGATGAACATTGAGGAAGAGGACATCGTTGAGATAGCCAATCCAGTGAGCATGAAGTGGAGTGTCTTAAGAAAGTGGCTATTGCCAAGTTTAATGGAGTTCTTGAGCAACAATACTCACGAGGAATATCCCCAGAGAATATTTGAGGTTGGTCTAGTCACATTGATTGATGAAAGGTTAGAGACAAAGACTAGGAGTGAGCCAAAACTTGCAGTTGCTCTTGCAGGTAGTGGTTACACATTTACAAACGCAAAAGAGATATTAGATGGACTAATGAGACACTTGGACATTGAATACGAGCTTGAAGAAACCGAACATGGGAGCTTCATTCCAGGAAGAGTTGGAAAGATAATTGTCAACGGAGAAGAAATTGGAATCATTGGCGAAATTCATCCCCAAGTATTGGAAAACTGGGGAATTGAGGTTCCCGTAGTTGCATTTGAATTGTTCTTACGCCCTCTCTATCGTCAATGA
- a CDS encoding type II secretion system F family protein, which yields MPENKGFGVKVTKAIERIVPKKYLKRYDLLLYSAGIDFKASEYIAISLALGIIGGATVFILVNSVKLLLISFLVIFATFLYVYPNFRIIKRIEEMERALPDAFFYLAGSLRAGVSFSEALEELSTAKFGALTREFMRTVAEMKRGRPTVDALRAFALRNKRSPIIYRSMMIIIEALERGAPMADVLVAVGNDVREILRIKNERKASTGMQMMFFLTSGGFVGPFIVAVVSNIAKFITLSNAGIQIPVSDLRIILWLFSIIQGFVTGVGIGVIREGKFSTGLRFGVLIAIMAGIVFWVGTRIGIGF from the coding sequence TTGCCTGAGAATAAGGGGTTTGGAGTTAAAGTTACTAAGGCCATAGAAAGGATAGTGCCAAAGAAGTATCTCAAGAGGTACGATTTACTCTTGTATTCGGCAGGCATAGATTTCAAAGCTTCAGAATACATAGCTATATCTCTAGCTCTGGGGATTATTGGAGGGGCAACGGTGTTCATTCTTGTGAACTCAGTAAAATTGCTTCTAATATCTTTCCTCGTTATCTTTGCTACATTCCTTTATGTGTATCCCAACTTTAGGATAATAAAAAGAATAGAAGAAATGGAGAGGGCATTACCAGATGCGTTCTTTTATTTGGCAGGTTCGTTAAGGGCGGGAGTTTCATTTTCTGAAGCCCTTGAGGAGTTATCGACTGCAAAGTTTGGAGCATTAACTAGAGAATTCATGAGAACCGTTGCAGAGATGAAGAGGGGTAGGCCCACTGTTGATGCACTAAGGGCATTTGCACTTAGAAATAAGAGATCTCCAATAATCTATAGGTCAATGATGATCATAATCGAAGCCCTTGAGAGAGGAGCTCCAATGGCAGATGTTCTAGTTGCTGTGGGTAATGACGTTAGGGAGATATTAAGGATAAAAAACGAAAGAAAGGCCTCGACAGGTATGCAGATGATGTTCTTTCTGACATCTGGAGGATTCGTTGGGCCCTTTATCGTTGCTGTAGTTTCGAATATAGCTAAATTTATAACACTGAGCAATGCCGGTATCCAGATCCCTGTTAGTGATCTAAGAATAATCCTTTGGCTATTCTCAATAATTCAAGGATTCGTGACTGGAGTGGGAATAGGAGTTATAAGGGAGGGTAAGTTTTCGACTGGTCTCAGATTCGGTGTTCTAATTGCCATAATGGCAGGTATCGTCTTCTGGGTAGGGACTAGGATAGGAATTGGATTCTAG
- a CDS encoding haloacid dehalogenase — protein sequence MRIEEVISIAKSVLDEKDRLREEALQITRDIVRLSGDAIKAIHRGELDLAKERLDKAYELVKNLREILKGHEDLYYTGYVQTANQEFVEAMLLYRYLTDKDFPSFEELKVPPQDYILGLGDFIGELRRHFLINLMKGNLKVAEETYNFMERVYEELMTLEYPKGLVNIRQKQDQARYILERTLEDLTRAKVNRRLEEKIEGVLNAKKDSRSSEKVKFKDNGEKNWES from the coding sequence ATGAGGATTGAAGAAGTAATATCAATTGCTAAGAGCGTTCTGGACGAAAAGGACAGACTTAGGGAGGAAGCACTTCAAATAACAAGAGATATTGTGAGGTTGAGCGGAGATGCAATAAAGGCAATCCACAGAGGGGAACTAGATCTTGCAAAGGAAAGGCTTGATAAGGCCTATGAACTTGTTAAAAACCTTAGAGAGATTCTAAAGGGTCATGAAGACCTTTATTACACAGGATACGTTCAAACAGCAAATCAAGAGTTCGTTGAAGCGATGCTTCTATACAGATATCTCACTGATAAAGATTTTCCAAGTTTTGAAGAACTTAAAGTGCCACCCCAAGATTATATTCTTGGGCTGGGAGATTTCATAGGAGAATTGAGGAGACACTTCCTAATAAACTTGATGAAAGGAAACCTAAAAGTTGCAGAGGAGACCTATAATTTCATGGAGAGGGTATATGAAGAGCTGATGACCCTAGAGTACCCCAAAGGTTTGGTTAACATCAGACAAAAGCAGGATCAAGCTAGATATATATTAGAAAGGACACTCGAAGATTTGACTAGGGCTAAGGTAAACAGAAGATTAGAAGAGAAGATTGAAGGTGTTTTAAATGCTAAAAAAGATAGCCGAAGTTCAGAAAAAGTTAAGTTCAAAGATAACGGAGAGAAAAATTGGGAAAGTTGA
- a CDS encoding phenylalanine--tRNA ligase subunit alpha, whose protein sequence is MTLGYNEKLVLLKLAELKKAKIEELSKVTGLEQVAVMRALLTLEAQGLARIHEEAKKIVRITEIGKRYLEVGLPEIRALKLLRDKGRISIRDLETTLDKEEINPTIGILRREGWAKIIKTEKELILEITEKGIKAEERGIDKALKLLSQGEVTVDEVEKVIPVRELKRRKIAEEDEKVERIAEITDKGLELVKRGIELKKEVTALTPELIASGKWREVELKPFNIKAPVRKVYPGKKQPYRVFLDKIRRRLIEMGFIEMTVESLIETQFWNFDALFQPQNHPAREWTDTYQLKYPEKGYLPDDKLVAKVKEAHERGLAGSRGWGYVWSPERAMLLMPRAHATALSARQLAKGVEIPGKYFTIQRVFRPDVLDRTHLIEFNQIDGFIIGEDLTFRHLLGILKKFATEIAGAKKVKFLPDYYPFTEPSVQLSAYHPELGWVEFGGAGVFREEMTEALGIKVPVIAWGIGIDRLAMFKLGIDDIRYLFSYDLRWLREAKLIW, encoded by the coding sequence ATGACATTAGGATACAATGAAAAACTCGTATTGCTGAAGCTAGCAGAACTCAAGAAGGCCAAGATTGAAGAGTTAAGTAAAGTAACGGGCCTGGAGCAGGTTGCAGTAATGAGGGCTCTTCTAACCCTTGAAGCCCAAGGACTCGCGAGGATACATGAAGAAGCGAAAAAGATAGTGAGAATAACCGAAATAGGAAAGAGGTACCTTGAGGTCGGGCTTCCTGAGATCAGGGCACTTAAACTCTTAAGGGATAAGGGAAGAATCTCCATAAGAGATTTAGAAACAACGCTTGATAAAGAAGAAATAAATCCAACAATTGGAATTTTAAGAAGAGAGGGATGGGCTAAGATAATAAAAACTGAAAAGGAACTAATTCTTGAGATTACGGAGAAGGGAATTAAAGCTGAAGAGAGAGGTATAGACAAAGCCCTAAAGTTGCTCTCCCAGGGAGAAGTAACAGTTGATGAAGTTGAAAAGGTTATTCCAGTTAGAGAACTTAAGAGGAGAAAAATTGCTGAAGAGGATGAAAAAGTTGAAAGGATAGCTGAGATAACTGATAAAGGACTTGAACTAGTCAAGAGAGGTATTGAGCTTAAAAAGGAAGTAACAGCATTAACTCCGGAATTGATTGCAAGCGGAAAATGGAGAGAAGTAGAGCTTAAACCCTTCAATATAAAGGCCCCAGTCAGGAAGGTTTATCCAGGAAAGAAACAACCATACAGGGTCTTCCTGGACAAGATCAGGAGAAGGCTTATTGAGATGGGGTTCATAGAAATGACGGTTGAGAGCTTAATAGAAACTCAATTCTGGAACTTCGACGCACTTTTCCAACCTCAGAATCATCCAGCTAGAGAATGGACAGACACGTATCAACTTAAGTATCCAGAGAAAGGTTACCTACCGGATGATAAGCTAGTCGCCAAGGTTAAGGAGGCTCACGAAAGAGGATTAGCAGGATCAAGAGGATGGGGTTACGTCTGGAGTCCTGAGAGAGCGATGCTCCTAATGCCAAGAGCACACGCAACTGCTTTAAGTGCCAGGCAATTGGCAAAAGGCGTCGAGATACCAGGGAAATACTTCACTATTCAGAGAGTTTTTAGACCTGATGTCCTCGACAGAACACATTTAATCGAGTTTAATCAGATAGATGGATTCATCATTGGTGAAGATTTAACTTTTAGGCACCTCCTTGGAATACTAAAGAAGTTTGCAACGGAAATAGCGGGAGCAAAGAAAGTTAAATTCCTTCCAGATTACTATCCCTTCACAGAGCCAAGCGTTCAACTAAGTGCATACCATCCTGAACTTGGATGGGTAGAATTCGGGGGAGCTGGAGTATTTAGGGAGGAGATGACAGAGGCCCTTGGAATTAAAGTTCCCGTAATAGCATGGGGGATAGGAATAGACCGCCTAGCAATGTTCAAGTTGGGTATAGACGATATAAGGTACCTCTTCAGCTACGATTTAAGGTGGCTTAGAGAGGCAAAGCTAATTTGGTGA
- a CDS encoding endonuclease V: MLKKIAEVQKKLSSKITERKIGKVEKVAAVDVSYKNNTARAALVICSFPKPTILRTKIVETNISYPYIPTFFFLRETRPILLAIKGEEFDVLMVEGHGKAHPRGYGLASHIGLLLGKPTIGVAKKLLRGTPPDSYRKVGKVYVSVGNLITLDDAVSIVEKLLDEGGYPKPLKLADKLSKGKFDEVKDTYTSNKTRQKRGNWKGNLDNSKRVK; encoded by the coding sequence ATGCTAAAAAAGATAGCCGAAGTTCAGAAAAAGTTAAGTTCAAAGATAACGGAGAGAAAAATTGGGAAAGTTGAAAAGGTTGCCGCTGTCGATGTCTCATATAAAAATAATACCGCCAGAGCTGCTTTAGTTATCTGCTCTTTCCCTAAGCCTACGATACTTAGAACAAAGATCGTTGAGACCAATATAAGTTATCCTTACATCCCCACATTCTTTTTCTTGAGGGAGACAAGACCAATATTGTTGGCAATAAAGGGAGAAGAGTTCGATGTCTTAATGGTAGAAGGCCATGGGAAAGCACATCCAAGGGGATATGGACTTGCATCTCACATTGGATTACTACTCGGAAAACCCACGATTGGTGTGGCAAAAAAGCTACTCCGTGGAACTCCTCCGGATAGTTATAGGAAAGTTGGGAAAGTTTACGTTAGTGTTGGTAACTTGATTACGCTTGACGATGCCGTTAGTATCGTCGAAAAGTTACTTGACGAAGGAGGTTATCCGAAACCATTAAAACTGGCTGACAAACTATCCAAGGGGAAGTTTGATGAAGTTAAAGACACTTACACTTCTAATAAAACTCGCCAAAAGAGGGGGAATTGGAAAGGAAATCTCGATAACTCTAAGAGAGTTAAGTAA
- a CDS encoding ATPase, T2SS/T4P/T4SS family: protein MGEEEKKKVRSWIDEILSSDNLTLESILKKTPGNESTKKPPKPKKEESFTLGSLLANPAATQEKTEKEEQPALPLAFLQKTGAPKLEDILKKPKPERERKEETGIKIQEILMPSTKKIGGQVLKVLDVYGNVRIVRIKGEAVPIYELSIPELSKEEERLIKLVRDRAIVEIQIDPESIPNLEERRRIFLKEVRKMVKEMAPTLSEGRVELLSEIIVQNMIGYGKLDPLVRDDNLEEIMVIGINRPVYVWHRRFGMCKTNIVFDNEREILTIIERIAREVGRRIDQQNPLLDARLPDGSRVNATLPPISLDGPTLTIRKFKKDPLTIIDLIKFRTLNSEVAAFLWLLVDGLGVKPANILVAGGTGSGKTTTLNSLAMFIPPSERVISIEDTAELQLPIEHWVRLETRPPNVEGKGEITMDDLVKNTLRMRPDRIIVGEVRGPEARTMFTAMNTGHDGALYGFAEIKLPDGSSRQIGEVVDEFFTKYPNRVKTYKGLEYIELKDKDRFEVVGISSDLKAGSYTVSRVWRKRVKNNEKLLRIRTKNGKEVVATRDHPFFVLSGMEVVRKEAERLSIGDKIATMNFFREEFNTNLRLSKIPDSIEASSTIGWKYIEALRLLTEGDVYWDEIVSIEEVSPRDLGIVYAYDLTVEGAHNYIANGIVVSNCMGTIHSNSARETIIRLESPPMNVPRIMIPALDIIIMQVRYHTRKKGTIRRITEIAEISGIEGESVQLNFLYKYDPAKDELVRTEVPSRFLNILSYHTGMSIDELYYEIEKRRLVLDWMIEKGIRRIDEVGAQIREFYIDEEEFFKKLEREATTIEMSKKVKEFI from the coding sequence GTGGGTGAAGAGGAAAAGAAGAAAGTGAGATCTTGGATCGATGAGATATTGAGTAGCGATAATCTAACCCTAGAGTCAATACTCAAGAAGACACCAGGGAATGAATCCACTAAAAAACCTCCTAAGCCTAAGAAGGAAGAGTCTTTTACACTAGGATCCTTGTTAGCAAATCCTGCCGCTACCCAGGAAAAAACTGAAAAGGAAGAACAACCTGCACTTCCTCTTGCTTTCCTCCAAAAAACTGGAGCTCCTAAATTAGAGGATATCTTGAAGAAACCCAAGCCAGAAAGAGAAAGAAAAGAAGAAACGGGAATAAAAATCCAGGAAATTCTAATGCCATCAACGAAAAAAATTGGAGGTCAAGTATTGAAAGTTCTTGACGTGTATGGTAACGTTAGGATAGTGAGAATAAAAGGGGAGGCAGTTCCTATATATGAACTGAGTATACCAGAGCTAAGCAAAGAAGAAGAGAGACTGATAAAGCTTGTGAGGGATAGAGCCATAGTGGAGATTCAAATAGATCCAGAGTCGATTCCAAACCTTGAAGAGAGGAGAAGAATTTTCCTCAAAGAAGTTAGAAAAATGGTAAAAGAGATGGCTCCAACACTTTCTGAGGGAAGAGTTGAGCTTCTCTCTGAGATAATAGTGCAGAACATGATAGGGTATGGAAAGTTAGATCCACTAGTTAGGGACGATAATCTCGAAGAAATTATGGTAATTGGAATTAATAGGCCTGTTTACGTTTGGCATAGAAGGTTTGGAATGTGCAAAACTAACATAGTCTTTGACAACGAGCGTGAAATCTTGACGATAATTGAGAGAATAGCAAGAGAAGTTGGAAGGAGGATAGACCAGCAAAATCCACTTTTAGATGCAAGACTTCCAGATGGTAGTAGAGTGAATGCCACATTGCCACCAATAAGTTTGGATGGTCCAACCTTGACGATAAGGAAGTTTAAGAAGGATCCATTAACTATCATAGACCTAATAAAGTTCAGAACGTTAAATTCAGAAGTTGCAGCATTCTTATGGCTTCTAGTCGATGGCCTTGGTGTTAAACCTGCAAATATACTTGTTGCTGGTGGTACGGGTTCAGGTAAAACAACCACCCTAAACTCATTGGCGATGTTCATCCCACCCAGTGAGAGAGTGATAAGCATAGAAGATACAGCTGAGCTACAGCTTCCAATAGAGCATTGGGTAAGATTAGAGACGAGGCCTCCAAACGTTGAAGGAAAAGGAGAAATAACAATGGATGATCTGGTCAAGAACACCTTGCGTATGCGTCCAGATAGGATAATAGTAGGTGAGGTTAGGGGACCAGAGGCAAGGACAATGTTTACAGCAATGAACACAGGTCACGATGGAGCTCTTTATGGATTTGCCGAGATTAAGCTTCCCGATGGAAGTTCTAGACAGATAGGTGAGGTGGTTGATGAGTTCTTTACCAAGTATCCCAACAGGGTGAAAACTTACAAGGGTCTCGAATACATAGAACTTAAGGACAAAGATCGCTTTGAAGTCGTTGGAATTAGTTCAGATCTTAAGGCTGGAAGTTATACGGTTTCTAGAGTCTGGAGGAAGAGAGTTAAGAACAATGAGAAGCTTCTGAGGATAAGAACTAAGAACGGTAAAGAGGTAGTAGCAACCAGAGACCATCCATTCTTCGTGTTGTCCGGAATGGAGGTTGTAAGGAAAGAAGCCGAAAGGCTAAGTATAGGGGATAAGATCGCTACTATGAACTTCTTCAGAGAAGAATTCAACACGAATTTAAGATTATCCAAAATCCCTGACTCCATAGAAGCTTCAAGTACAATAGGTTGGAAGTATATAGAGGCTCTCAGGTTACTTACTGAGGGGGATGTTTACTGGGACGAAATTGTCTCAATTGAGGAAGTCTCCCCTAGAGATCTTGGAATAGTATATGCCTACGATCTAACGGTGGAAGGTGCCCACAATTACATTGCAAATGGCATAGTTGTTTCAAACTGTATGGGCACTATCCACTCAAATTCAGCCAGGGAGACCATAATTAGGCTTGAGAGTCCTCCAATGAACGTTCCAAGAATTATGATACCCGCCCTTGATATCATAATCATGCAGGTTAGATATCATACCAGAAAGAAGGGTACGATAAGGAGAATCACGGAGATAGCTGAGATTTCTGGAATTGAGGGCGAGAGTGTTCAGTTAAACTTCCTCTACAAATATGACCCTGCAAAAGATGAACTAGTGAGGACAGAAGTTCCGAGTAGATTCTTGAATATCTTGAGTTATCACACTGGAATGAGTATAGATGAGTTGTACTATGAAATTGAGAAGAGGAGGCTAGTGTTGGATTGGATGATAGAAAAGGGGATAAGGAGAATTGATGAGGTTGGCGCTCAGATAAGAGAATTCTATATTGACGAGGAGGAATTCTTCAAGAAGCTTGAGAGAGAGGCCACTACTATTGAGATGAGCAAGAAGGTTAAGGAGTTCATTTGA